The SAR202 cluster bacterium genome window below encodes:
- the gap gene encoding type I glyceraldehyde-3-phosphate dehydrogenase, producing the protein MVTKIGINGFGRIGRQILRVIMEQYQNDLEVVSINDGGSIETNAHLFKYDSTYGTYNGTVTHNENILEIDGHKINKTSDRNPENLDWSKYEVDIVVESTGNLTDRESASIHLNNGAKTVLVTAPASNADLTMVLGVNENEYNPDSHKILSNASCTTNCAAPLVKVLHDNFGINQGLMTTVHSYTNDQKVLDGNHKDLRRARTAAGNIIPTSTGAAKTCAVVMPELQGKVHGVALRVPTQTVSVVDFVATLDKKVTSEDINQAYKNAAESSMAGIIEYCDEPLVSSDFRGSPYSCIFDSLSTMVLGNSMVKILGWYDNEWGYSCRTAEMLKFIANK; encoded by the coding sequence ATGGTAACAAAAATAGGTATAAACGGGTTTGGAAGGATTGGAAGACAAATACTTAGGGTTATAATGGAACAATATCAAAATGACCTAGAAGTAGTATCCATCAACGATGGGGGCAGTATTGAAACTAACGCTCATTTATTCAAATATGATAGTACCTATGGAACCTATAATGGCACAGTTACACACAATGAAAACATTCTTGAAATAGATGGTCATAAAATAAATAAAACAAGTGACCGTAATCCTGAGAACTTAGACTGGTCTAAATATGAAGTTGATATAGTTGTAGAATCTACTGGCAACTTAACGGATAGAGAAAGTGCATCTATACACCTCAACAATGGTGCGAAAACAGTCTTAGTAACCGCTCCAGCATCCAATGCAGATCTGACAATGGTTTTAGGAGTAAATGAAAATGAATATAATCCAGATAGCCATAAAATACTATCCAATGCATCATGTACTACGAATTGCGCAGCTCCACTAGTGAAAGTACTTCATGATAATTTTGGTATAAACCAAGGTTTAATGACAACGGTACACTCCTACACAAATGACCAAAAAGTCCTCGATGGGAACCATAAAGATTTACGAAGAGCAAGAACTGCAGCCGGGAATATAATTCCTACCTCTACTGGTGCTGCAAAAACATGCGCTGTTGTAATGCCAGAATTACAAGGAAAGGTTCATGGTGTTGCCCTCCGTGTTCCAACCCAAACCGTATCTGTAGTTGATTTTGTAGCTACATTAGATAAAAAAGTAACATCTGAAGATATTAATCAAGCTTATAAAAATGCAGCTGAAAGTTCTATGGCTGGAATAATTGAATATTGTGACGAACCCTTAGTATCTAGTGACTTCCGAGGCAGTCCTTATAGTTGTATATTCGATTCTTTATCCACAATGGTATTAGGTAATTCAATGGTTAAAATACTAGGCTGGTATGATAATGAATGGGGATATTCATGCAGAACAGCTGAAATGTTAAAATTTATTGCTAATAAATAA
- a CDS encoding phosphopyruvate hydratase: MSDNFQIKSIIAQEILDSRSNPTIRVSVTLSDNSIGTANVPSGASTGAHEAIELRDNDPNRFSGKGVLKAVTNVNNTIANKLSGMKFTDIETIDKTLIELDGTENKANLGANSILGVSLATIHAISNSNGIPLYQYISNITNNKMSLPVPMFNILNGGSHASNSTDIQEFMIIPSGLNSFTESLQFGAETYQSLKSLLSKEGKSTNVGDEGGFAPEMKSNQAAIEIILKAIENAGYKIGVDCYLGLDVAASEFYIDSKYELKKDNLNLDSDEMVEYLINLVNSYPILSIEDGLAEDDWNGWANLTQQIGNKIQLVGDDLYTTNVARLTKGIEKTSSNSILIKFNQIGSITETFDAIELAKNAKWSNVISHRSGETEDTTIADLAVGTGAGQIKTGAPARSERVAKYNRLLSIEEELKGSVSYAGKSAFPFLS; this comes from the coding sequence ATGTCAGATAACTTTCAGATAAAATCAATAATTGCTCAAGAAATATTAGATTCCAGATCTAATCCAACCATAAGAGTCTCCGTTACTTTATCAGATAATAGTATCGGTACTGCTAACGTTCCATCGGGAGCTAGCACAGGTGCACATGAGGCAATTGAATTAAGAGATAATGATCCAAATAGATTTTCTGGCAAGGGCGTATTAAAAGCTGTTACCAATGTCAATAATACTATTGCGAATAAATTATCAGGTATGAAATTCACCGATATTGAAACTATTGATAAAACTTTAATTGAATTAGATGGCACTGAAAATAAAGCTAATTTAGGAGCAAATTCTATTTTAGGAGTATCCCTTGCAACAATTCATGCAATTTCAAATTCAAATGGAATTCCTTTATATCAATACATATCCAATATAACCAATAACAAAATGTCTTTACCTGTTCCAATGTTTAATATCTTAAATGGGGGTAGTCATGCTTCAAACTCCACAGATATTCAAGAATTTATGATTATACCTTCTGGATTAAACTCTTTCACTGAATCTTTACAATTTGGTGCAGAAACATACCAATCTCTCAAATCTTTACTTTCTAAAGAAGGTAAATCAACTAATGTAGGAGATGAAGGTGGGTTTGCTCCAGAAATGAAATCTAACCAAGCTGCAATAGAAATAATATTAAAAGCTATAGAAAATGCAGGTTATAAGATAGGAGTAGATTGCTATTTGGGTTTAGATGTCGCTGCTTCAGAATTCTATATAGATTCAAAGTATGAACTAAAAAAAGATAATCTAAATCTAGATAGTGATGAAATGGTCGAATATTTAATTAATTTAGTAAATTCATATCCTATATTAAGTATTGAAGATGGATTAGCAGAGGATGACTGGAATGGATGGGCTAACTTAACTCAACAAATAGGAAATAAAATTCAATTAGTTGGGGATGATTTATATACCACTAATGTTGCAAGACTAACAAAAGGAATTGAAAAAACTAGCAGTAATTCTATTCTTATAAAATTTAATCAAATTGGAAGTATAACTGAAACTTTTGATGCAATCGAATTAGCAAAGAATGCTAAATGGAGCAATGTGATTAGTCATAGATCTGGAGAAACCGAAGATACAACTATTGCTGACCTAGCGGTCGGAACAGGTGCTGGGCAAATAAAAACTGGAGCACCTGCAAGAAGTGAAAGAGTCGCGAAATATAATCGATTATTAAGTATTGAAGAGGAGTTAAAAGGAAGTGTATCATACGCAGGGAAATCGGCATTTCCTTTCTTATCATAA
- a CDS encoding NADH-quinone oxidoreductase subunit N — protein MENITNNLSYLIPEILITALGFIIIGIGIFTRIRNKYILPFASVTGLIFTAIYITFFFDIGNIHILSTTDHNQMKDLLVYGGLLKLDSFSLLFKFIFIILGIFVILMSIDYVDKHVNHEGEFYGLIILSIAGMMIMSAANELLTAYIGLELLSFSLYILVSLGNDPEKTNESSIKYILLGGFTSALVLYGISQIYTELIKNDIVNPTFFSSIGLYASQYESLPPLFMFGLFLLITGLGFKIAAVPFHTWAPDIYEGAPLPIAGYLATASKLAGIALILRIFSEIFEGSHSSLVIIVAILAILTMSLGNITAIAQTKYRRLIAYSGISHMGYILVGLAANTVDSYSAIILHSIGYAFSGLVIFAALICFYNQTYKENISDLSGLYKTNSFLALSITVALLSTAGLPFFVGFISKFYLFLSAVEQDLLWLVIIALINSLISLYYYLMVIKEMYVNEPNDTQTISTTNIEKLVLITSLIGVIGLGIYPDIIMDAINSASISVFIR, from the coding sequence ATGGAAAATATAACAAACAATTTATCATACCTCATACCTGAAATCTTAATTACTGCTCTTGGATTTATAATAATTGGTATTGGAATTTTTACTCGTATAAGAAATAAATATATTCTACCTTTTGCATCAGTAACTGGACTTATATTTACAGCAATTTATATTACTTTCTTTTTTGATATTGGAAATATTCATATTTTATCTACTACTGACCATAATCAAATGAAAGACTTACTAGTATATGGTGGGCTATTAAAATTAGATTCATTTTCTTTACTTTTTAAATTTATATTTATTATTCTGGGTATTTTTGTAATCCTTATGTCTATCGATTACGTTGATAAACATGTAAATCATGAAGGTGAATTTTATGGATTAATTATTCTTTCAATTGCAGGGATGATGATAATGTCAGCTGCAAATGAATTACTAACTGCATACATTGGTTTAGAACTACTAAGCTTCAGTCTATACATATTAGTTTCACTTGGAAACGATCCTGAAAAAACAAACGAATCAAGTATTAAATATATTTTACTTGGTGGATTTACCTCAGCATTAGTTCTTTATGGTATTAGTCAAATTTATACTGAACTTATAAAAAATGATATTGTTAATCCAACTTTCTTCTCATCAATAGGTTTATATGCGTCTCAATACGAAAGCCTACCACCACTGTTCATGTTCGGTCTTTTCCTCTTAATTACAGGTCTAGGATTTAAAATTGCTGCAGTTCCATTTCATACTTGGGCTCCAGATATTTATGAAGGAGCACCATTACCAATAGCTGGTTACTTAGCTACAGCTTCAAAACTCGCTGGTATCGCCCTAATACTAAGAATTTTTTCTGAAATTTTTGAGGGGTCTCACTCAAGCCTTGTAATTATTGTTGCTATTTTGGCAATTCTAACCATGTCATTAGGGAACATTACAGCTATAGCGCAAACGAAATATAGAAGACTTATTGCATATTCAGGAATCAGTCATATGGGATATATTCTTGTTGGATTAGCTGCAAACACTGTTGACTCCTATAGTGCAATAATATTGCACTCTATAGGTTATGCTTTTTCAGGCTTAGTAATATTTGCCGCTTTAATATGTTTTTATAATCAAACTTATAAAGAAAACATTAGTGATTTATCAGGGCTATATAAAACTAATTCATTTCTTGCTCTAAGTATAACTGTTGCCTTGTTGTCAACTGCTGGTTTGCCATTTTTTGTAGGTTTTATATCTAAGTTTTACCTATTTTTATCGGCAGTAGAACAAGATCTTTTATGGTTGGTAATTATTGCACTTATCAACAGTCTGATCTCTCTTTATTATTATTTAATGGTTATAAAAGAAATGTATGTTAATGAACCTAATGATACTCAAACAATCTCTACAACTAATATAGAAAAATTGGTGTTAATCACCTCTCTAATTGGGGTCATTGGTCTAGGAATTTATCCTGACATAATTATGGATGCAATAAACAGTGCTTCAATTTCAGTATTTATACGATAA
- a CDS encoding NADH-quinone oxidoreductase subunit M, whose product MDSWILPLILIVPVITLLAILFIPKNNEETIKNITILGSAISGIFSLYVFMAFAQTRDPNQFDFSVVWLRSLSIRLDFGVDGISALMVLLVGIVYLTGTLISCKITERIKEFFILYILLIIGVYGVFISQDLFFFFFFYELAVVPMYLLIAVWGHSSEFETFNRTKEYGALKLMLVLVASSILIWIGILSTFIVANQNSFLFKDLINANIGNDFQIFIFPFFFIGFGVLAGLWPFHTWSPDGHVAAPTSVSMVHAGILMKLGAYGILRCIEFLPAGAQEWMWLLLILGTINVVYGALSAMAQKDLKYVIGYSSVSHMGYVLMGLATLNVIGTAGSVLQMFSHGIMTALFFALVGVIYERTHSRDIETLDGLIKPMGITGTLFVIAGLTSLGLPGLSGFVAELFIFIGVFQTNPLMAILGVIGAAITAIYILRLIARIFFGTVSEKWANLPDISRFELIPSIILAFFIVFMGVLPIYFIDAVDESVKQLINAYLSNF is encoded by the coding sequence TTGGATAGTTGGATATTACCTTTAATACTTATCGTACCAGTAATAACATTACTGGCAATATTATTTATACCCAAAAATAATGAGGAAACTATAAAAAATATAACAATTTTGGGCTCTGCTATTTCTGGTATTTTCTCTTTATATGTGTTTATGGCTTTTGCACAAACCAGAGATCCAAATCAATTTGATTTTTCGGTTGTTTGGTTACGCAGTTTATCAATCCGTCTAGACTTTGGAGTAGATGGGATATCCGCATTAATGGTTTTATTAGTGGGAATTGTCTATCTAACCGGAACCCTTATTTCTTGCAAAATAACCGAAAGAATAAAAGAATTCTTTATCTTATATATTCTTCTAATTATTGGAGTATATGGTGTATTTATATCACAAGATCTCTTTTTCTTCTTTTTCTTTTATGAATTAGCAGTTGTTCCAATGTATTTACTAATTGCAGTATGGGGTCACAGCTCAGAATTCGAAACATTTAATAGGACAAAAGAATACGGAGCATTAAAATTAATGCTTGTCCTTGTTGCAAGTAGCATACTTATCTGGATAGGAATTTTATCCACATTTATTGTTGCTAATCAAAATAGTTTCTTATTCAAAGACTTAATAAACGCAAATATTGGAAATGATTTCCAGATTTTTATTTTCCCATTCTTTTTCATTGGGTTTGGAGTCTTGGCTGGTTTGTGGCCTTTTCACACTTGGTCTCCAGACGGTCACGTTGCAGCACCAACTTCTGTAAGTATGGTCCACGCAGGTATATTAATGAAATTAGGAGCTTATGGAATTTTACGATGTATTGAATTTTTACCTGCAGGTGCACAAGAATGGATGTGGCTCTTACTTATTCTGGGTACAATAAATGTAGTATACGGAGCATTATCTGCAATGGCTCAAAAAGATCTGAAATATGTCATTGGTTATAGTAGTGTAAGTCACATGGGATATGTATTAATGGGGCTTGCAACTTTAAATGTCATCGGTACAGCTGGATCAGTTCTTCAGATGTTTTCACATGGAATAATGACCGCACTATTCTTTGCATTAGTTGGAGTAATATATGAACGAACACATAGCAGGGACATTGAAACACTCGATGGTTTAATTAAACCTATGGGTATTACTGGAACTTTATTTGTCATAGCAGGTTTAACTTCTTTAGGGTTACCTGGATTAAGTGGTTTTGTTGCAGAATTATTCATATTTATTGGAGTATTTCAAACAAATCCACTTATGGCAATACTAGGAGTAATTGGTGCAGCTATAACAGCTATATATATCTTACGATTAATTGCCAGAATATTTTTTGGTACTGTTTCTGAAAAATGGGCAAATTTACCTGATATTAGTAGATTTGAATTGATACCGTCCATAATTCTTGCTTTCTTTATCGTATTTATGGGAGTTTTACCAATATATTTTATTGATGCTGTCGATGAATCAGTAAAACAATTAATTAATGCATATTTGTCAAATTTTTAG
- the nuoL gene encoding NADH-quinone oxidoreductase subunit L, translating to MELNEAALQAPSNLGIVWWAPVLYIISFVALGLLARTKIKYTYFIPIIVSFIGIGIFITVFSTYVTHTWPRYGCDVIGVCWNGIDPWFVIGDIEMHFGAIIDGLTVTMLGLISIVGSLVIIYSVSYMHDDPRKTWYFSCISFFIAAMLFLVLANNLLLIYVAWELVGLGSYLLIGFWYGKQTAVDAAKKAFITTRIGDVGLMVGILILGASFTTSSGSIGTFHIPDIILAAQQGMYSTAELNWACLLIFLGAMGKSAQFPLHIWLPDAMEGPTPVSALIHAATMVTAGIYLTARLFPLYEISTIALTVVTIVGLITAIIAASMALVMNDLKKILAYSTVSHLGLMIFGIGTGGYAAAMLHLVAHGFSKALLFLSAGNIMHSLHEETDIRKMGNLRHYMPITTVCFLIGALSLSGIPPLSGYFSKDMLLHGVTHGKIDFTNIYFLLSLGFIFLSALYMTRVFILVFWSKSTTEYKDIHEAPKTMNIPIIILTLFSIVFGIITCLIYQDTLLDIMYLVTWGFLDDPLHFEFDLILTALSVGFALSGIIAGYFLYQENYVNKSIFHSGIFKSLNNLISQKYYLDDAYNWIVSNVVNKITVLVSYVDRAFVNDIGINTPGEAIKATSNKLRYMQTGKVYNYALFIVLSISVIVLIWIFLETGKIL from the coding sequence ATGGAATTAAATGAAGCGGCTTTACAAGCTCCAAGTAATCTGGGAATAGTATGGTGGGCACCTGTCCTCTATATAATCTCTTTTGTTGCTTTAGGCCTATTAGCGAGAACAAAAATCAAATATACATACTTTATTCCGATTATTGTCTCATTTATTGGTATTGGAATTTTTATAACTGTTTTTAGTACTTATGTCACCCATACATGGCCAAGATATGGTTGTGACGTAATAGGAGTTTGTTGGAATGGTATCGATCCTTGGTTTGTTATTGGTGATATTGAAATGCATTTTGGAGCAATCATTGATGGCCTTACAGTAACAATGTTAGGTTTGATAAGTATTGTCGGTTCGTTAGTTATTATTTACTCAGTATCATATATGCATGATGATCCAAGAAAAACTTGGTATTTTTCTTGTATATCATTTTTCATCGCAGCAATGCTCTTTCTTGTCTTAGCTAACAACCTATTATTAATTTATGTGGCATGGGAGTTAGTAGGTTTAGGATCTTATTTACTTATAGGTTTTTGGTATGGAAAACAAACTGCAGTTGATGCAGCAAAAAAAGCATTTATCACTACCCGTATAGGTGATGTTGGTTTAATGGTTGGTATTTTAATATTGGGCGCTAGTTTCACAACTAGTAGTGGATCGATTGGAACTTTCCATATCCCTGATATTATCCTCGCTGCCCAACAAGGTATGTATAGCACCGCTGAGCTTAATTGGGCTTGTCTTTTGATTTTCCTTGGAGCAATGGGTAAATCTGCACAGTTCCCTCTACATATTTGGCTACCTGACGCAATGGAAGGGCCAACACCAGTAAGTGCTTTAATTCATGCAGCCACAATGGTTACAGCAGGTATATATCTTACAGCCAGGTTATTTCCATTATATGAAATTTCTACTATAGCCCTTACTGTTGTAACAATTGTAGGCCTAATTACTGCCATCATTGCTGCATCAATGGCATTGGTAATGAATGATCTGAAAAAAATTCTTGCTTATTCAACAGTCAGCCATTTGGGATTAATGATTTTTGGTATTGGAACAGGTGGTTATGCAGCAGCAATGCTTCATCTTGTAGCTCATGGATTTTCAAAAGCCCTATTATTTCTCTCTGCTGGTAATATAATGCATTCTTTACACGAAGAAACAGATATACGAAAAATGGGTAATCTTCGACACTATATGCCCATCACTACCGTATGTTTCCTCATTGGCGCGCTTTCTCTCTCTGGCATTCCGCCACTCAGTGGCTACTTTAGTAAGGATATGCTTCTTCACGGTGTAACCCATGGCAAAATAGATTTTACAAATATTTACTTCTTATTAAGTTTAGGATTTATTTTTCTGAGTGCCCTTTATATGACAAGAGTCTTTATACTCGTATTTTGGTCTAAATCAACAACTGAATACAAAGATATTCACGAAGCACCCAAAACAATGAACATTCCTATAATCATACTCACATTATTTAGCATAGTGTTTGGAATAATAACGTGTTTAATATATCAAGACACACTCCTTGATATTATGTATTTAGTAACATGGGGTTTTCTTGATGATCCTCTTCACTTTGAATTTGATTTAATTCTTACCGCGCTTTCAGTTGGGTTTGCACTGAGCGGCATTATTGCTGGATACTTTTTATATCAAGAAAATTATGTAAACAAATCTATTTTTCATTCAGGAATATTTAAATCTTTAAATAATCTTATTTCTCAGAAATATTATTTGGATGATGCATATAATTGGATAGTTTCAAACGTCGTTAACAAAATAACTGTTCTTGTATCTTATGTTGATCGAGCATTTGTAAATGACATAGGAATAAACACCCCTGGAGAAGCTATTAAGGCAACTTCAAACAAATTGCGCTATATGCAAACAGGAAAAGTATATAACTATGCACTATTTATTGTGCTTAGTATATCTGTCATTGTTCTTATCTGGATATTTCTTGAAACAGGTAAAATCTTATAG
- the nuoK gene encoding NADH-quinone oxidoreductase subunit NuoK → MDELSLIHIQIASIVLFSIGIYGVLSRRNAVLILLAIELMLNAVNLNLIGVSAFLDQSRFLGHILIIFIITIAAAEVALALAIVLKLYKEKRNTDVDKLDVLKW, encoded by the coding sequence ATGGATGAGTTAAGTCTTATACACATACAAATTGCAAGCATAGTATTATTTTCTATTGGTATTTATGGAGTTCTTTCTCGAAGGAATGCAGTACTTATTTTACTTGCAATAGAACTTATGCTTAACGCAGTAAACCTTAACTTAATTGGTGTTAGCGCATTTTTAGATCAATCAAGATTTTTAGGACATATTCTCATAATTTTTATCATAACAATAGCTGCAGCAGAAGTAGCATTGGCTCTGGCTATTGTGTTGAAACTTTATAAAGAAAAACGTAACACTGATGTTGATAAACTCGATGTTTTGAAATGGTAA
- a CDS encoding 4Fe-4S dicluster domain-containing protein, which translates to MLSSIKGLMTTISEFFRPVVTAQYPEKHLPIADRYMGFPVLMYDDVVDEPYCTGCMVCVRNCPTSCMSAIMKDNPKNESGESKRRKIIDAFEINLGRCILCGICVEVCNFDAIEMSHQHELSVVNRNGNRANLQQLLEMGKSYQKETNWAPPVKPSKESKE; encoded by the coding sequence ATGTTAAGTAGTATAAAAGGTTTAATGACTACAATTTCTGAATTTTTCAGACCTGTCGTAACAGCGCAATACCCTGAAAAGCATTTACCAATAGCAGATCGTTATATGGGATTTCCAGTTCTTATGTACGATGACGTTGTTGATGAACCATATTGTACCGGATGTATGGTATGTGTAAGAAATTGTCCTACAAGTTGTATGAGTGCAATAATGAAAGATAATCCTAAAAATGAATCTGGTGAAAGTAAACGACGAAAAATTATAGATGCATTTGAAATCAACTTAGGCCGCTGTATATTATGTGGAATTTGTGTAGAAGTATGTAATTTTGATGCGATTGAGATGAGCCATCAACATGAATTATCCGTTGTCAATCGAAATGGCAACAGGGCAAATTTACAACAACTTCTAGAAATGGGTAAAAGTTATCAAAAAGAAACAAATTGGGCTCCACCAGTAAAACCGTCAAAGGAATCTAAAGAATAA